In the genome of Bryobacteraceae bacterium, one region contains:
- a CDS encoding BamA/TamA family outer membrane protein produces MYRRAACGLTLALTLSAQTPEPDSRLASLERERAMRNAAMAAAPSVEKKGGIAGINPRAFIDVLSGGSTGLSVKVGGLVTGSGFGLGPEYHRPDLANGNVDLRAYAVGSVRSYYLLHTSLAFPNLGSNRFSAAIEAERLHAPRMHYFGQGWDSRESDRSAYHLERTTFDARAGWRPTRQSLRIGLTGGLALYNTGPGRDPRFPSVEQTFQPAATPGLDRQTSFFRAGPFAEIDLRDLPEDPHKGTHAFAQFRVFHDRNHAGYSFRRFEGSAEHYIPFFNRKRVIAFRAATDLTFAADGQRVPFYAQPTLGGSDDLRGFHRFRFHGNHAIVTTAEYRWEVFPALDMALYGDAGKVFDQLREFDLRHSATSFGLGFRIKNRGRVVVRLDTGYSREGLQVWVKFRNAF; encoded by the coding sequence GTGTACCGGCGCGCGGCCTGCGGGCTCACCCTGGCACTTACACTCTCGGCTCAAACGCCGGAGCCCGATTCCCGTCTCGCTAGCCTCGAACGCGAGCGGGCGATGCGCAACGCGGCGATGGCGGCTGCCCCGTCCGTCGAAAAGAAGGGTGGGATCGCCGGGATCAACCCGCGCGCCTTCATCGACGTACTCTCCGGTGGCTCCACCGGCCTGTCGGTGAAGGTCGGAGGCCTTGTCACAGGATCCGGCTTCGGCCTCGGCCCGGAATATCACCGTCCCGATCTTGCCAACGGCAATGTGGACCTACGCGCATACGCCGTCGGTTCGGTACGCAGCTACTACCTGCTCCATACGTCGCTCGCATTTCCCAACCTGGGTTCGAACCGGTTCAGCGCCGCCATTGAGGCCGAGCGTCTCCACGCCCCGCGGATGCACTACTTCGGCCAGGGTTGGGACTCGCGGGAATCCGACCGCTCCGCCTACCACCTCGAACGCACCACGTTCGATGCCCGCGCCGGCTGGCGTCCCACGCGCCAGTCCCTTCGGATCGGTCTTACCGGCGGCCTCGCCCTCTACAACACCGGCCCTGGCCGCGACCCACGTTTCCCATCCGTCGAACAGACTTTCCAGCCGGCGGCTACGCCCGGCCTCGACCGTCAAACCAGCTTCTTCCGCGCCGGCCCCTTCGCCGAGATCGACCTCCGCGATCTTCCGGAAGACCCCCACAAAGGAACCCACGCCTTCGCCCAGTTCCGCGTCTTCCACGACCGAAATCACGCCGGCTACTCCTTCCGCCGATTCGAAGGCTCCGCAGAGCACTACATCCCGTTTTTCAACCGAAAGCGTGTGATCGCCTTCCGGGCAGCGACCGATCTCACCTTCGCCGCCGACGGCCAGCGCGTTCCCTTCTACGCCCAGCCCACGCTCGGCGGCTCCGACGACCTCCGCGGATTCCACCGCTTCCGCTTCCACGGCAACCACGCCATCGTCACCACCGCCGAATACCGGTGGGAGGTCTTCCCCGCCCTCGACATGGCCCTCTACGGCGACGCCGGCAAGGTCTTCGATCAACTCCGCGAATTCGATCTCCGCCACTCCGCCACGAGTTTCGGGCTCGGGTTTCGCATAAAGAACCGCGGCCGCGTCGTCGTCCGCCTCGATACCGGCTACAGCCGGGAAGGACTCCAGGTATGGGTCAAGTTCCGAAACGCGTTCTAG
- a CDS encoding peptidylprolyl isomerase, whose translation MKQYAAPPPMSIDTAKTYKATIETSRGPIVCELFTKDAPNTVNNFVFLARDKFYDGTVFHRVIPNFMVQGGDPTGTGRGGPGYRFGDECQGNPNRHAVGVLSMANAGPNTNGSQFFITHVVCDWLDGKHTVFGKVLEGQQTVNAIQQGDQIVSVTIAES comes from the coding sequence ATGAAGCAATACGCGGCCCCGCCGCCGATGTCGATCGACACCGCAAAGACCTACAAGGCCACGATTGAAACTTCCCGCGGCCCCATCGTCTGCGAGTTGTTCACCAAAGACGCGCCCAATACCGTCAATAACTTCGTCTTCCTCGCCCGCGACAAGTTCTACGACGGCACCGTCTTTCACCGGGTGATTCCGAACTTCATGGTCCAGGGCGGCGACCCCACCGGCACCGGCCGCGGCGGCCCCGGCTACCGCTTCGGCGACGAATGCCAGGGCAACCCCAACCGCCATGCCGTCGGCGTCCTCTCCATGGCCAACGCCGGCCCGAACACCAACGGCAGCCAGTTCTTCATCACGCACGTCGTGTGCGACTGGCTGGACGGCAAGCACACAGTATTCGGCAAAGTCCTTGAGGGACAGCAGACCGTCAACGCCATCCAGCAGGGCGACCAGATCGTCAGCGTCACCATCGCCGAGAGCTGA
- a CDS encoding TraR/DksA C4-type zinc finger protein, whose product MRKAQVKATALSSKSVLTRNVVPAPARPRLVKSTAKPAQVSAARAEPARSSSKPAAKPVLVKPASAPKPAPEPERIDPRYEQYYEVLMDKRRELIGNLEEVKFDTLARLGRVAEEDQAQISHEEFISLQRNSMDYQALRLVDGALDRIRSGEYGVCQECEEEISAKRLAAIPWAKFCVHCQDHAAQSAHVDEYDEAVNDY is encoded by the coding sequence ATGCGCAAAGCACAAGTCAAGGCAACCGCACTCAGTTCAAAAAGCGTCCTGACCCGGAATGTTGTTCCGGCTCCCGCACGCCCCCGGTTGGTGAAGTCGACGGCAAAGCCGGCCCAGGTTTCGGCCGCGCGAGCCGAACCCGCCCGTAGTTCGTCGAAACCGGCTGCCAAGCCCGTCCTCGTCAAGCCCGCTTCCGCGCCGAAGCCAGCTCCGGAGCCGGAACGGATCGATCCGAGGTACGAGCAATACTACGAAGTGCTCATGGACAAGCGCCGCGAGCTGATCGGTAATCTCGAAGAGGTGAAGTTCGACACGCTCGCCCGCCTGGGCCGCGTGGCCGAAGAGGACCAGGCGCAGATCTCCCACGAGGAGTTCATCTCGCTGCAGCGCAATAGCATGGACTACCAGGCTCTCCGGCTCGTCGACGGCGCGCTCGATCGGATTCGATCCGGCGAATACGGAGTCTGCCAGGAGTGCGAGGAAGAGATCTCCGCCAAACGGCTCGCCGCGATTCCCTGGGCGAAGTTCTGCGTCCACTGCCAGGACCACGCCGCCCAAAGCGCCCACGTCGACGAGTACGACGAAGCCGTCAACGACTACTAG
- a CDS encoding DUF1552 domain-containing protein: MKQRFPISRRTVLRGAGAALGLPWLEAMAAPASKAGNAPNPIRLAALYMPNGVKPVDWFPAAAGRDFELTPSLAPLAPLKDRLTVFSNLWNANSKGGDGHYVKEAAILTCQTIKKTQGADLANGISVDQACARLSAPHTPIPSLELGVTPVAIGVDIVVGYTRVYGSHIAWSSPTTPLAREINPRSVYERLFRATSEPQGNAAKMDALLLDRVLDDANRLRGSLGNADRLRVDEYLSVMRSLEERVQRSTRAERIPWAPRVPIDPKAAPTDRPNGHAEHVRLMLDMIAVAFQSDTTRVATFMFGNAVSNVSFRFLEGVSAGHHDVSHHQNQEDKLRQYQIVNRWHVEQYAYLMQRLAEMKEGESTVLDNSMILFASALCDGNRHDPHKLPVLLGGRGGGRIDSGQHLVFGPDSPLANLYVSMLDVFGAPVERFADSTGPLAGLVRS; encoded by the coding sequence ATGAAACAGCGATTCCCCATCTCGCGACGCACCGTGCTCCGGGGCGCCGGCGCCGCGCTCGGGCTCCCGTGGCTCGAAGCAATGGCCGCACCTGCCAGCAAGGCCGGGAACGCGCCGAATCCGATCCGCCTGGCTGCGCTCTACATGCCCAATGGCGTCAAGCCGGTGGACTGGTTCCCCGCCGCCGCCGGTCGCGATTTCGAACTGACGCCGTCGCTGGCTCCGCTCGCGCCCCTCAAAGACCGGCTCACCGTCTTCAGCAACCTGTGGAACGCCAACTCCAAAGGCGGCGACGGCCACTACGTGAAGGAAGCGGCCATCCTCACCTGCCAGACCATCAAGAAGACCCAGGGCGCCGACCTCGCCAACGGGATCTCGGTGGATCAGGCGTGCGCCAGGCTATCCGCGCCGCACACGCCGATTCCCTCGCTCGAGCTCGGCGTCACGCCGGTGGCGATCGGAGTGGATATCGTCGTCGGCTACACCCGCGTTTACGGGTCCCACATCGCCTGGAGCAGCCCGACGACGCCGCTCGCGAGGGAGATCAATCCGCGCTCCGTCTACGAACGCCTGTTCCGCGCCACCTCGGAGCCCCAGGGCAACGCCGCGAAGATGGATGCGCTGCTCCTCGATCGCGTGCTCGACGACGCCAATCGCCTCCGCGGCTCGCTCGGCAATGCCGACCGTCTGCGCGTCGACGAGTATCTCTCCGTGATGCGCTCGCTCGAAGAGCGGGTCCAACGCTCCACTCGCGCCGAGCGGATTCCGTGGGCCCCGCGCGTACCCATCGACCCGAAGGCCGCGCCCACGGACCGTCCCAACGGCCACGCCGAACACGTCCGCCTCATGCTCGACATGATCGCCGTCGCCTTCCAGAGCGACACCACCCGCGTCGCGACGTTCATGTTCGGCAACGCCGTCAGCAACGTCAGCTTCCGCTTCCTCGAAGGAGTATCGGCCGGACACCACGACGTTTCGCACCACCAGAATCAGGAAGACAAGCTTCGCCAGTACCAGATCGTCAACCGCTGGCACGTCGAGCAGTACGCCTACCTCATGCAGCGCCTCGCCGAGATGAAGGAGGGCGAGTCCACCGTCCTCGACAACTCGATGATCCTGTTCGCCTCCGCCCTCTGCGACGGCAACCGTCACGACCCGCACAAACTGCCGGTGCTGCTCGGCGGACGTGGCGGCGGACGCATCGACTCCGGCCAGCACCTGGTCTTCGGGCCGGACTCGCCGCTCGCCAACCTTTACGTTTCGATGCTCGATGTGTTCGGCGCCCCGGTCGAGCGATTCGCCGACAGCACCGGTCCTCTGGCCGGACTGGTCCGGTCCTGA
- a CDS encoding DUF1588 domain-containing protein has product MLHSKSIVQLRRLSCCILLALPLPAQQPFSFAEATRFLNQYCSSCHRAKAAVGGFRLERLAAPSSLRGEAQKWASAARRVNNGEMPPKGSPAPPFALRVQFAAWTEDALRTEACAAAGNPVPAPARRLNRDEYAATIRDLLDIHLDIGSSLPADGAGGEGFDNAAETLFLSPLHAEKYLETASFALDFAAKEYKSRAKVLIAEPGPDLPAGQAARKILSAFLPRAFRSPVEDAEVGRYLSLYHAAREQNQTFEEAAFFALRAALVSPRFLFRTEPAGDYALASRLSYFLWGSMPDELLFDVAASGRLREPEILRALIPRMLRNDRSLAFANRFVEQWLRTRELGGEKAPDPQLFPEYTADEELRSDIRYQPFLFFRELFIRDMSLLNLIDSAHTIGTDNLADHYGVKFDYRQAGASQPQWVPVPPGSGRGGLLGMAAVLAVSSHPYRSSPVLRGAWILDSMLGTPPPPPPPDVPPLEEVKEGAPASSVRERLTAHRENPACAACHNNIDPIGFALENYDPIGRWRDYDSGRPVDNSARLADGSEFRGPAELKAYLMKHRDMVIRNLASRMLGYALGRGLTLADACTVDSIVSQVRKQNYRAQALIEAIVLSDAFRLADPQSTTGEPGTRP; this is encoded by the coding sequence GTGCTGCACAGCAAATCGATCGTACAGCTACGCCGTCTCTCGTGCTGCATTTTGCTGGCGCTCCCTTTGCCAGCGCAGCAGCCATTCTCGTTCGCCGAAGCCACCCGGTTCCTCAATCAATACTGCTCCTCCTGTCACCGCGCCAAGGCCGCCGTCGGTGGCTTCCGTCTGGAGCGGTTGGCCGCCCCGTCCTCACTGCGCGGCGAAGCGCAAAAATGGGCCTCCGCCGCCCGCCGCGTGAACAACGGCGAGATGCCTCCCAAAGGCTCCCCCGCCCCGCCCTTTGCCCTCCGCGTTCAGTTCGCCGCCTGGACCGAAGACGCCCTCCGCACCGAGGCCTGCGCCGCCGCCGGCAACCCCGTGCCTGCGCCCGCCCGGCGCCTGAATCGCGATGAATACGCCGCCACCATTCGCGACCTGCTCGACATTCACCTCGATATCGGTTCCAGCCTGCCAGCCGACGGAGCCGGCGGCGAAGGCTTCGATAACGCCGCCGAGACGTTGTTCCTTTCGCCGCTGCACGCCGAGAAGTACCTGGAGACGGCCAGCTTCGCGCTCGATTTCGCCGCCAAGGAGTACAAAAGCCGCGCCAAGGTGCTGATCGCCGAGCCCGGTCCGGATCTGCCCGCCGGGCAGGCCGCGCGCAAGATCCTCAGCGCGTTCCTCCCGCGCGCCTTTCGATCACCGGTCGAAGACGCCGAGGTAGGCCGCTACCTCTCCCTCTATCACGCTGCCCGCGAACAGAACCAGACCTTCGAGGAAGCTGCGTTCTTCGCGCTTCGCGCCGCCCTGGTATCGCCGCGCTTCCTCTTCCGCACCGAACCCGCCGGCGACTATGCGCTCGCCTCCCGGCTCTCCTATTTCCTTTGGGGCAGCATGCCCGACGAACTCCTGTTCGACGTCGCCGCCTCCGGCCGCCTCCGCGAGCCCGAAATCCTGCGCGCGCTCATCCCGCGGATGCTCCGCAACGATCGCAGCCTCGCCTTCGCCAACCGCTTCGTCGAGCAGTGGCTGCGCACGCGCGAACTCGGCGGCGAGAAAGCGCCGGACCCGCAGTTGTTCCCCGAATACACCGCCGACGAGGAACTCCGTTCCGACATCCGTTACCAGCCGTTCCTGTTCTTCCGCGAGCTGTTCATCCGGGACATGTCGCTGCTCAACCTGATCGACTCGGCCCACACCATCGGCACCGACAACCTCGCCGATCACTACGGCGTGAAGTTCGATTACCGGCAGGCCGGCGCCAGCCAGCCCCAGTGGGTGCCGGTGCCTCCGGGGTCAGGCCGGGGCGGACTTCTCGGGATGGCGGCCGTCCTTGCGGTGTCCTCGCACCCCTATCGCTCGAGTCCGGTGCTGCGTGGCGCCTGGATTCTCGATTCAATGCTTGGGACGCCTCCTCCTCCCCCGCCCCCGGACGTCCCTCCCCTTGAAGAGGTCAAGGAAGGCGCACCCGCGTCCTCCGTCCGCGAACGCCTTACCGCTCATCGCGAAAACCCCGCCTGCGCCGCCTGTCATAACAACATCGATCCCATCGGCTTCGCGCTCGAGAACTACGATCCCATCGGCCGCTGGCGCGACTACGACTCCGGACGGCCCGTCGACAACTCCGCCCGTCTTGCCGACGGCAGCGAATTCCGCGGACCAGCCGAGCTGAAAGCGTATCTCATGAAACACCGCGACATGGTGATCCGCAACCTCGCATCGCGCATGCTCGGCTACGCCCTCGGCCGCGGACTCACCCTCGCCGACGCCTGCACGGTTGACTCGATCGTCAGTCAGGTGAGAAAACAGAACTACCGGGCGCAAGCCCTCATTGAGGCGATCGTGTTGAGCGACGCCTTTCGGCTGGCCGATCCGCAATCGACGACAGGAGAACCAGGAACACGTCCATGA
- a CDS encoding sigma-54 dependent transcriptional regulator, with protein sequence MSTPSPNPPVTLLLIDDNARNLELLVAALRREDLEIFTAEDPEAGVDLVFSKHPQIVLTDLVMPKLSGLEVLDRIVEFDPSIEVILMTAHYSTESAVEAIKRGASDYWNKPVPIDQIRRRVEEIAQGIRRRQRAQRLQSELVESCEFHGIVGNSPPMWDMFSRIQRIAPHYRTVMITGSTGTGKDLVARALHEISPVSRGNLVVLNCSAVVETLFESELFGHVRGAFTGASSDKVGLFEHAHHGTLFLDEIGDMPMSTQAKLLRAIQNQEVQRLGSLTPRQVDVRIIAATNRDLRRAITDRTFREDLYYRLSMVEIAVPALAEREGDLPLLIRHFVAKFADSYRKDIRGLTRRAEMLLQRHRWPGNVRELENVLGYACMMVMGDTIDVPDLPAYLATGQGIAAAASTGAPAAFASTAPALELPALEDQEKALLVQALDRCGGNQTQAARMLKISRDTLRYRMKKHAIS encoded by the coding sequence ATGAGCACCCCCTCCCCCAATCCGCCCGTAACACTGCTGCTGATCGACGACAACGCCCGCAACCTAGAACTGCTCGTAGCCGCCCTCCGCCGCGAGGACCTCGAGATCTTTACCGCCGAGGATCCCGAGGCCGGCGTCGATCTCGTCTTCTCCAAACACCCGCAGATCGTACTCACCGATCTCGTGATGCCGAAGCTTTCCGGCCTCGAGGTTCTCGATCGTATCGTCGAGTTCGACCCGTCGATCGAGGTCATCCTCATGACCGCGCACTACTCCACCGAGTCGGCCGTCGAGGCGATCAAACGCGGCGCGTCCGACTATTGGAACAAACCGGTGCCCATCGACCAGATTCGCCGCCGCGTGGAAGAAATCGCCCAGGGCATCCGCCGGCGCCAGCGCGCCCAGCGCCTTCAATCGGAACTGGTCGAAAGCTGCGAGTTTCACGGCATCGTCGGCAACTCGCCGCCGATGTGGGACATGTTCTCCCGCATTCAGCGAATCGCACCGCACTACCGGACGGTCATGATCACCGGCTCCACCGGCACCGGCAAGGACCTCGTGGCCCGCGCGCTGCACGAGATCTCGCCTGTCTCCAGAGGCAATCTCGTGGTGCTCAACTGCTCGGCGGTCGTCGAAACGTTGTTCGAAAGCGAGTTGTTCGGCCACGTGCGCGGCGCCTTCACCGGAGCGTCGTCGGACAAAGTCGGCCTGTTCGAGCACGCCCACCACGGCACGCTCTTCCTCGACGAAATCGGTGACATGCCGATGAGCACGCAGGCCAAGCTCCTGCGAGCCATCCAGAACCAGGAAGTGCAGCGGCTCGGTTCGCTCACCCCCCGCCAAGTGGACGTGCGCATCATCGCCGCCACCAATCGCGACCTCCGCCGCGCGATCACGGACCGCACTTTCCGCGAGGATCTCTACTACCGCTTGTCGATGGTCGAGATCGCCGTACCTGCCTTGGCGGAGCGCGAGGGCGACCTCCCGCTCCTCATCCGCCACTTTGTCGCCAAGTTCGCCGACAGCTACCGCAAGGATATACGCGGCCTCACCCGGCGCGCCGAAATGCTGCTGCAACGCCATCGCTGGCCCGGCAACGTCCGCGAACTTGAGAACGTGCTGGGCTACGCCTGCATGATGGTGATGGGCGATACCATCGACGTTCCGGATCTGCCCGCTTATCTCGCCACCGGCCAAGGCATCGCCGCCGCTGCGTCGACGGGCGCGCCGGCCGCGTTCGCCTCTACCGCCCCGGCGCTTGAACTCCCCGCCCTTGAGGATCAGGAGAAGGCGCTGCTCGTGCAAGCGCTGGACCGCTGCGGCGGTAACCAGACCCAGGCCGCCCGGATGCTCAAGATCAGCCGCGACACCCTTCGCTACCGGATGAAGAAACACGCCATCTCGTAA
- a CDS encoding response regulator, with product MTVLVADDSERSRELLSAVLGHLGFTVIGASTGTQALALAERHRPCLAILDIRMPGLDGYQTAQAIRGVAGLGGIPIIALTASAREEDRDRAISAGFTRFYTKPMDLSALRRAILDAIPASAVAASR from the coding sequence ATGACCGTTCTCGTCGCAGACGATAGCGAACGGAGCCGGGAGCTCCTCTCCGCCGTGCTCGGCCACTTGGGTTTCACGGTGATCGGCGCATCCACCGGGACACAGGCCTTGGCGCTCGCGGAACGGCACCGTCCTTGTCTCGCAATCCTTGATATTCGAATGCCCGGGCTCGACGGCTACCAGACCGCGCAGGCGATCCGCGGCGTGGCCGGCCTCGGCGGCATTCCGATCATCGCCCTTACCGCCTCGGCCCGCGAAGAGGACCGCGATCGCGCCATTTCGGCTGGCTTCACGCGCTTCTACACCAAGCCCATGGACCTCAGCGCACTGCGGCGCGCCATCCTCGATGCCATTCCTGCCTCGGCGGTGGCCGCCTCACGATGA
- a CDS encoding PAS domain S-box protein, with the protein MSEPDAKLSRAEIRHILDHVDDGVVVVDAGGRMIAVNSASDRYHALTVSPGGQLHWSDHHALFQADGVTPYSPDAHPLALALRGESVEGAEAFVRTDANPDGFWVRVTARPLIDNAGEIRGGLIVYRDVTDRKRVTAALRDAQSRFRAIFDRTYEFVGLIDLEGRLIEVNKSALDFIGARQDAVVGLAAEKTPWWPDDPQTTEFVKGAIAGAAAGQFVRADVRLKDAAGVLHDFDFSLKPVHDDAGSVVFLIAEGRNVDEQRRLHQAELATRDRFRRLLEAAPDAILEVNSEGQIVLANPQAEQMFGYTREELLAMSVDQLVPETDRGRHSRHRAVYAARAVTRPMGTGLDLRARRRNGEDFPVEISLSPAGTGDDFRVVAIVRDVSERRRVDRRLRAMQEQFTRELEVKNRELEQRNEEVERANRLKSEFLASISHELRSPLHTIIGFAELLQEGFDGPLNEKQLRFVSNIHHDSQHLLAIINDLLDLSKIEAGRMEIRPEPVLLAEIARDVCDSMREQAASKALEIRVNLDPELCVRADHTRLRQILFNLLSNAVKFTPQSGRVEISAARRRQKVAISVADTGIGIASPDHEAIFDKFYQVGSTTRGVREGTGLGLAITRKLVEQQGGRIWVESEPGLGSTFSFTLPSCGLNAETNRRLVLVVDAEARPAELLASYLEPEDIDTAHAESAGEALAMAAELLPDAVLAETSAARELAESLGAAPQTASIPVIAVSADDTAGGNHPKFFANLTKPVSRSLLIETVRRAMTR; encoded by the coding sequence ATGTCAGAACCCGACGCGAAGCTTTCGCGGGCCGAAATCCGCCATATCCTCGACCACGTCGACGACGGTGTGGTGGTGGTCGACGCCGGCGGCCGGATGATCGCCGTCAACTCGGCATCGGACCGGTACCACGCGCTGACGGTCAGCCCAGGGGGACAACTTCACTGGTCCGATCACCACGCGCTGTTTCAGGCAGACGGGGTGACGCCGTACTCGCCGGATGCCCACCCGTTGGCTCTCGCTCTTCGCGGCGAATCCGTCGAAGGCGCGGAAGCATTCGTGCGGACCGACGCGAATCCGGACGGATTTTGGGTGCGCGTCACCGCCCGGCCGCTGATCGATAACGCCGGGGAGATCCGTGGCGGATTGATCGTATACCGCGACGTTACCGACCGCAAACGGGTGACCGCGGCCTTGCGCGACGCTCAATCGCGTTTCCGCGCGATCTTCGATCGAACCTATGAGTTCGTCGGCCTGATCGACCTTGAGGGCCGGCTGATCGAAGTCAACAAATCGGCGCTCGATTTCATCGGCGCGCGCCAGGACGCCGTCGTCGGCCTCGCCGCCGAGAAAACGCCATGGTGGCCCGACGATCCGCAAACGACGGAGTTCGTGAAGGGCGCGATAGCTGGGGCCGCGGCCGGGCAGTTCGTCCGGGCTGATGTCCGCCTCAAAGACGCCGCCGGCGTTCTCCACGACTTCGACTTTTCCCTGAAGCCCGTGCACGACGACGCCGGATCGGTGGTGTTCCTCATCGCCGAGGGCCGCAACGTGGACGAGCAGCGCCGGCTCCACCAAGCGGAGCTTGCGACGCGGGACCGCTTCCGCCGCCTCCTCGAGGCCGCGCCCGACGCGATCCTCGAAGTGAACTCCGAGGGCCAGATCGTCCTGGCCAATCCGCAAGCCGAACAAATGTTCGGCTACACCCGCGAAGAGCTTCTTGCGATGAGCGTGGACCAACTGGTGCCCGAGACGGACCGCGGGAGGCACAGCCGCCATCGCGCCGTTTACGCCGCGCGCGCCGTCACCAGGCCCATGGGAACCGGCCTTGACCTTCGCGCACGGCGCCGCAATGGAGAGGACTTCCCCGTCGAAATCAGCCTCAGCCCGGCCGGCACGGGAGATGACTTTCGGGTAGTGGCCATCGTGCGCGATGTGAGCGAGCGCAGGCGCGTCGACCGCCGGCTGCGCGCGATGCAGGAGCAGTTTACGCGCGAACTCGAGGTGAAGAACCGCGAACTCGAGCAGCGCAACGAAGAGGTCGAGCGCGCCAACCGCCTGAAGAGCGAATTCCTCGCGAGCATCAGCCATGAGCTCCGCTCTCCGCTCCACACCATCATCGGCTTCGCCGAGTTGCTGCAGGAAGGCTTCGACGGACCGCTCAACGAAAAGCAACTACGGTTCGTCAGCAATATCCACCACGACTCGCAGCACCTGCTCGCCATCATCAACGACCTGCTCGACCTCAGCAAGATCGAAGCCGGCCGGATGGAGATCCGCCCGGAGCCGGTCCTTCTCGCCGAGATCGCCCGCGACGTTTGCGATTCCATGCGGGAGCAGGCGGCCTCGAAGGCGCTCGAGATCCGGGTCAATCTCGACCCTGAGCTCTGCGTCCGGGCCGACCACACCCGGCTCCGGCAAATCCTGTTCAATTTACTCAGTAATGCGGTGAAATTCACGCCGCAATCCGGTCGTGTCGAGATCTCGGCCGCGCGCCGCCGCCAGAAGGTCGCCATCTCCGTGGCCGACACCGGCATCGGCATCGCCTCGCCCGATCACGAAGCGATATTCGATAAGTTCTACCAGGTGGGCTCCACCACCCGCGGCGTCCGCGAAGGAACCGGACTCGGCCTGGCCATCACGCGCAAACTCGTCGAGCAGCAGGGCGGCCGCATCTGGGTGGAGAGCGAGCCCGGGCTCGGCAGTACGTTTTCATTCACGCTGCCTTCATGCGGCCTCAACGCGGAAACGAACCGCCGGCTGGTCCTCGTGGTTGACGCCGAAGCACGCCCGGCGGAGTTGCTCGCCAGCTACCTCGAACCGGAGGATATCGACACCGCCCACGCAGAGTCCGCCGGCGAAGCCCTCGCGATGGCGGCCGAGTTGCTTCCCGATGCGGTCCTGGCTGAAACCTCGGCGGCGCGCGAACTGGCGGAGTCGCTTGGTGCGGCGCCGCAAACCGCATCCATCCCCGTGATCGCCGTCTCAGCCGATGACACGGCCGGCGGCAATCATCCCAAATTTTTCGCCAATCTGACAAAACCGGTTAGCAGGTCTTTATTGATCGAGACCGTACGCCGGGCAATGACGCGTTAG
- a CDS encoding universal stress protein, with the protein MTTKKILFPVDFSPRCEGAIRYVDLMRRATGAEVTLLHVANLADYLFGVGEYGGYGVDELYRERMAEARKKLDAFGGLDFPAYRVLAEGDAGLRVVEYAHQKSMDLIMMPTHGRGPFRRFLLGSVTAKVLHDARCPVWTSAHIEEAPPETILGLDKIVCAVDLGPHSAEVLRWAAGLAEGRSIIVAHAVPVVEARPEKYLDREFSAHLMQMAEEELAKLQKECGTSFEALVRGGDPAHVVHDAVLEKEADLVVIGRGAATGFGRLRTHSYAIVRGAPCPVVSV; encoded by the coding sequence ATGACTACCAAAAAGATCCTCTTCCCGGTAGACTTCTCGCCCCGCTGCGAGGGGGCGATCCGGTATGTCGACCTGATGCGGCGGGCGACGGGGGCGGAAGTGACCTTGCTCCATGTAGCCAATCTCGCCGATTACTTGTTCGGCGTCGGGGAGTACGGCGGCTACGGCGTGGACGAGTTGTATCGCGAGCGGATGGCTGAGGCGCGGAAGAAACTGGACGCCTTCGGCGGCCTGGACTTTCCTGCCTACCGAGTTCTCGCCGAGGGTGACGCTGGACTGCGCGTGGTCGAGTATGCGCACCAGAAATCCATGGACCTCATCATGATGCCGACGCACGGGCGCGGGCCGTTCCGGCGGTTCCTTCTTGGATCCGTAACGGCGAAAGTGCTTCACGACGCGCGTTGTCCGGTTTGGACTTCGGCCCACATTGAGGAAGCGCCGCCGGAGACGATTCTCGGTTTGGACAAGATCGTTTGCGCGGTGGATCTCGGCCCGCACAGCGCGGAGGTGCTGCGGTGGGCGGCCGGTCTGGCCGAAGGCCGTTCGATTATCGTGGCGCACGCCGTGCCGGTGGTGGAGGCGCGCCCGGAAAAATATTTGGACCGGGAGTTCTCCGCCCACCTGATGCAGATGGCCGAAGAGGAACTGGCCAAGCTGCAGAAAGAATGCGGGACTTCGTTCGAAGCGCTGGTCCGCGGCGGCGATCCGGCGCACGTGGTGCACGATGCCGTGCTTGAGAAAGAAGCCGATCTCGTGGTGATCGGGCGCGGCGCGGCCACCGGGTTCGGCCGGTTGCGGACGCACTCCTATGCGATCGTTCGCGGCGCTCCGTGTCCGGTGGTGAGCGTCTAG